In the Bacteroidales bacterium genome, TTTTACTACCACTTTTGGAAGATTGCTGGCAGTTGCCTTTCCCCGTACAATTTCAGTACAGTCCATATGTCCCTTCGTATGGGGTGCATTCCCTTCTGCTGTTGTAAACACTTCGCTTGTGGCATCATCGCGACCGGCAATACGGGTTTTTGTTAAGCCCCTGGCCCCGTATCCGTTTAAATGTAAAGTCTCTGTAACTCCTATTTGATCATCTGCCAATCCATAAGCTTTTGTTGTTAGTTCGGCCACACCGTTTTTTCCTACCTCTACATCGTAATCAAAGGTTAATTTTCCAACTCTGCCATGGACCAAACTGAAGCCTGTAATGAAAGTACCGTTTTCTTCTACGTTGACTTTGGTTTTTGGCAGCACTTCTATTCCCCCTTCTTTCCCATGAAAGTGTGATTCGTTGTAGATCATTGTCGCACCAGGGCCCACATGAACGTTTGCGTCCATAATGTGTTTCAGTTTCATGGCGTTGGGGAAGGTGCAATGCGTTAAAAATTTCACTTCCGCCCCGGCTCCTATATCATAGTTTGCCAGAATTTGTTGTTCTCCTTCTTTTGGGAGCATCCCAAAACAAAGATGTACCGGTTTTTGTAATTTGGTTCCGGCTTCCACTTGAATATGAGCCCGCACACCATTGGGTAATTCTTCTGCTTCAAAACTAACCCCGGGTATTTCATTCGCCGAAAGCACCCGGTTTGCATTGACCACTAAAAAAGCGGCATTCGA is a window encoding:
- a CDS encoding SufD family Fe-S cluster assembly protein; this translates as MKNNTTESYHSKTTEPAWAKEFESILNAYEQAGGNPEPLQNSNAAFLVVNANRVLSANEIPGVSFEAEELPNGVRAHIQVEAGTKLQKPVHLCFGMLPKEGEQQILANYDIGAGAEVKFLTHCTFPNAMKLKHIMDANVHVGPGATMIYNESHFHGKEGGIEVLPKTKVNVEENGTFITGFSLVHGRVGKLTFDYDVEVGKNGVAELTTKAYGLADDQIGVTETLHLNGYGARGLTKTRIAGRDDATSEVFTTAEGNAPHTKGHMDCTEIVRGKATASNLPKVVVKDESARVTHEAAIGSVNHKGLETLMARGLDEETAVDIIIRGMLK